The following are encoded in a window of Streptomyces sp. Go-475 genomic DNA:
- a CDS encoding amidohydrolase family protein: protein MDPESLVAIDVHTHAEVSSKGHSSLDDDLHDASSAYFKVEGKRKPTIEETAAYYRERNMAAVIFTVDAESATGTPPVPNEEVAEAAAANADVLIPFASIDPFRGKAGVKQARRLVEEYGVRGFKFHPSIQGFFPNDRAVAYDLYEVIEETGTIALFHTGQTGIGAGVPGGGGITLKYSNPLHVDDVAADFPHLKIILAHPSFPWQDEALAVATHKPGVHIDLSGWSPKYFPPQLVQYANTLLKDKVLFGSDFPVLTPDRWLADFEKLSIKDEVRPKILKENAARLLGLTKT, encoded by the coding sequence ATGGACCCGGAGTCACTGGTCGCGATCGACGTCCACACCCACGCGGAGGTCTCCTCCAAGGGCCACTCCTCCCTGGACGACGACCTGCACGACGCCTCCTCCGCCTACTTCAAGGTCGAGGGGAAGCGGAAGCCCACGATCGAGGAGACGGCCGCCTACTACCGCGAGCGGAACATGGCCGCCGTGATCTTCACGGTCGACGCCGAGTCCGCCACCGGCACCCCGCCCGTCCCGAACGAGGAGGTCGCCGAGGCGGCCGCCGCCAACGCGGACGTCCTCATCCCCTTCGCCTCCATCGACCCCTTCCGGGGAAAGGCGGGCGTCAAGCAGGCCCGCCGCCTGGTCGAGGAGTACGGGGTGCGGGGCTTCAAGTTCCACCCCAGCATCCAGGGCTTCTTCCCCAACGACCGGGCGGTGGCGTACGACCTGTACGAGGTGATCGAGGAGACCGGCACGATCGCCCTCTTCCACACGGGCCAGACGGGCATCGGCGCCGGCGTCCCCGGCGGGGGCGGGATCACGCTGAAGTACTCCAACCCGCTCCACGTGGACGACGTGGCGGCCGACTTCCCGCACCTGAAGATCATCCTGGCGCACCCGTCCTTCCCCTGGCAGGACGAGGCCCTCGCCGTCGCCACGCACAAGCCGGGCGTGCACATCGACCTGTCCGGCTGGTCGCCGAAGTACTTCCCGCCGCAGCTCGTGCAGTACGCGAACACGCTGCTGAAGGACAAGGTCCTCTTCGGCTCCGACTTCCCCGTCCTCACCCCCGACCGCTGGCTCGCCGACTTCGAGAAGCTGTCGATCAAGGACGAGGTGCGCCCGAAGATCCTCAAGGAGAACGCCGCCCGCCTGCTCGGGCTGACCAAGACGTAA
- a CDS encoding SDR family oxidoreductase, producing MPSIDLSGKAAVVTGSGRGLGLAYAHALAAHGASVVVNDVDEAVAEAAVKSITEAGGTAVAEVVPVGTTQAAERLVNRAVAEFGRLDVLVTNAGILRDKVLWKMSDDDFDAVITTHLKGTFTCARAAAVRMREQGEGGSLILVGSPAGQRGNFGQTNYAAAKAGIAAMARTWSMELRRADITVNAIVPVAATAMTETIPAFAPYIEAMRGGEPLPDFLRKGEGFGTPEDCAALVPFLASEAARGVTGQCIGIGGDKVALWSHPQEIRAAYADGGWTPEALADAWPTSVGAELQSVGIPAPKFPEA from the coding sequence GTGCCCAGCATCGATCTCTCCGGCAAGGCCGCCGTCGTCACCGGCAGCGGCCGGGGCCTCGGCCTCGCCTACGCCCATGCCCTGGCCGCCCACGGCGCGTCCGTGGTCGTCAACGACGTCGACGAGGCGGTGGCCGAGGCGGCCGTGAAGTCCATCACCGAGGCGGGCGGCACCGCCGTCGCCGAGGTCGTCCCGGTCGGCACGACTCAGGCCGCCGAACGGCTCGTGAACCGGGCGGTGGCGGAGTTCGGGCGCCTGGACGTCCTGGTCACCAACGCCGGCATCCTGCGCGACAAGGTGCTGTGGAAGATGTCCGACGACGACTTCGACGCGGTGATCACCACGCATCTGAAGGGCACCTTCACCTGCGCCCGGGCCGCCGCCGTCCGGATGCGCGAGCAGGGCGAGGGCGGCTCGCTGATCCTGGTCGGCTCCCCGGCCGGACAGCGCGGCAACTTCGGCCAGACGAACTACGCCGCCGCCAAGGCCGGTATCGCGGCGATGGCCCGCACCTGGTCCATGGAGCTGCGCCGCGCCGACATCACCGTCAACGCGATCGTGCCGGTCGCCGCGACCGCGATGACCGAGACCATCCCGGCCTTCGCCCCGTACATCGAGGCCATGCGCGGCGGCGAGCCGCTGCCGGACTTCCTGCGCAAGGGCGAGGGCTTCGGCACCCCCGAGGACTGCGCCGCCCTCGTCCCGTTCCTCGCCTCCGAGGCCGCGCGCGGTGTGACCGGTCAGTGCATCGGCATCGGCGGCGACAAGGTGGCACTCTGGTCGCATCCGCAGGAGATCAGGGCGGCCTACGCCGACGGCGGCTGGACCCCCGAGGCCCTCGCGGACGCCTGGCCCACCTCGGTCGGCGCCGAGCTCCAGTCGGTCGGCATCCCGGCGCCGAAGTTCCCGGAGGCGTGA
- a CDS encoding MarR family transcriptional regulator, protein MRGLHADTGYLLYRLGLRSGQLFNACLQESGLRLRHYAVLRFLATSDGTLQRELSARLGYDPSAIVGLVDDLEKLGFAERRPSPDDRRSRIVVLTGNGRAFLRDTDEAGQRVTGELLGPLDPAERETLHALLLRIAEDGLN, encoded by the coding sequence ATGCGAGGGCTGCACGCCGACACGGGCTACCTGCTGTACCGCCTGGGCCTGCGCTCGGGGCAGCTGTTCAACGCCTGCCTCCAGGAGTCGGGCCTGCGCCTGCGCCACTACGCGGTGCTGCGCTTCCTCGCCACGTCCGACGGCACCCTCCAGCGCGAGCTGAGCGCACGGCTCGGCTACGACCCGAGCGCGATCGTCGGCCTGGTCGACGACCTGGAGAAGCTGGGCTTCGCCGAGCGCCGCCCCTCCCCCGACGACCGCCGCAGCCGGATCGTCGTGCTGACCGGGAACGGCCGCGCGTTCCTCCGCGACACCGACGAGGCCGGGCAGCGGGTGACCGGCGAACTGCTGGGCCCCCTGGACCCGGCCGAGCGGGAGACGCTGCACGCGCTGCTGCTGCGGATCGCGGAGGACGGCCTGAACTGA
- a CDS encoding long-chain fatty acid--CoA ligase, translated as MRNEGLGSWPARRARKTPHRTALIHGGNVTDYRTLHTRTTRLAHALRARGVRRGDRIAYLGPNHPSYLETLFAAGALGAVFVPLNIRLAGPEIAYQLADSGAKALVYGPSHAGLVAGLPGSTDVRTYVEVGPEYEAALAQAPQEPIDEPVGADDTCIIMYTSGTTGRPKGAMLTHGNLTWNAVNVLVDTDLIADERALVSAPLFHTAGLNMLTLPVLLKGGACVLVEGFDPDATFDLIERHGITFMFGVPTMFDQVARHPRWPDADLSSLRILTCGGSPVPTPLIAAYQERGLTFLQGYGMTEAAPGTLFLDAEHAVSKAGSAGVPHFFSDVRVVRPDLTPVDVGEVGEVVVRGPHVMPGYWGLPEETAASFADGWFRSGDAAQVDEDGYVHIVDRIKDMIISGGENIYPAEIEDRLLAHPDIVECAVIGVPDDKWGEVPRAVVVPREGAALDPDEVLAGLAGHLAKYKIPKSVVLADELPRTASGKLLKSRVRKRYGHQ; from the coding sequence ATGCGCAACGAGGGACTGGGGTCGTGGCCCGCACGCCGGGCCCGCAAGACCCCGCACCGCACCGCCCTGATCCACGGCGGGAACGTCACCGACTACCGCACGCTCCACACCCGGACCACGCGCCTGGCCCACGCCCTGCGCGCCCGGGGCGTGCGCCGCGGCGACCGGATCGCCTACCTCGGCCCGAACCACCCCTCCTACCTGGAGACCCTGTTCGCGGCCGGCGCCCTCGGCGCGGTCTTCGTCCCCCTCAACATCCGCCTCGCCGGGCCGGAGATCGCCTACCAGCTCGCCGACTCCGGCGCGAAGGCCCTGGTCTACGGCCCGTCCCACGCCGGCCTGGTCGCGGGCCTGCCGGGCAGCACCGACGTACGCACCTACGTCGAGGTGGGGCCCGAGTACGAGGCGGCCCTCGCCCAGGCGCCGCAGGAGCCGATCGACGAACCCGTCGGCGCCGACGACACCTGCATCATCATGTACACCTCGGGTACGACCGGCCGCCCCAAGGGCGCCATGCTCACCCACGGCAACCTCACCTGGAACGCGGTCAACGTCCTCGTCGACACCGACCTGATCGCCGACGAGCGCGCCCTGGTCTCGGCCCCGCTGTTCCACACCGCAGGGCTGAACATGCTGACCCTGCCGGTCCTGCTGAAGGGCGGCGCCTGCGTCCTGGTCGAGGGGTTCGACCCGGACGCCACCTTCGACCTGATCGAACGGCACGGGATCACCTTCATGTTCGGCGTGCCGACCATGTTCGACCAGGTGGCCCGGCACCCGCGCTGGCCGGACGCCGACCTGTCCTCGCTGCGGATCCTCACCTGCGGCGGCTCCCCGGTCCCCACCCCGCTGATCGCCGCCTACCAGGAGCGCGGTCTGACCTTCCTCCAGGGCTACGGGATGACCGAGGCCGCTCCCGGCACGCTCTTCCTGGACGCCGAGCACGCCGTGAGCAAGGCGGGGTCGGCGGGCGTGCCGCACTTCTTCAGCGACGTACGCGTGGTACGGCCCGACCTGACGCCGGTCGACGTCGGCGAGGTCGGCGAGGTCGTGGTGCGCGGCCCGCACGTCATGCCCGGCTACTGGGGGCTGCCCGAGGAGACGGCCGCGTCCTTCGCGGACGGCTGGTTCCGCAGCGGCGACGCCGCCCAGGTCGACGAGGACGGCTACGTCCACATCGTCGACCGCATCAAGGACATGATCATCTCGGGCGGCGAGAACATCTACCCCGCCGAGATCGAGGACCGGCTCCTCGCCCACCCGGACATCGTCGAGTGCGCGGTGATCGGGGTGCCGGACGACAAGTGGGGCGAGGTGCCGCGCGCGGTCGTCGTGCCCCGCGAGGGCGCCGCGCTCGACCCCGACGAGGTGCTCGCCGGGCTCGCGGGACACCTCGCCAAGTACAAGATCCCGAAATCGGTGGTGCTGGCGGACGAACTGCCCCGCACCGCCTCCGGAAAGCTCCTCAAGTCCCGTGTGCGCAAGCGCTACGGCCACCAGTAA
- a CDS encoding MaoC family dehydratase — MSITVNGLDELKKLAGSDLGTSEWIEVTQERINTFADATGDHQWIHVDPERAKEGPFGAPIAHGYLTLSLFIPLFTELLDVQGVTTKVNYGLNKVRFPAPVKAGSRIRLTAKLAEVEDVPGGVQITVDGAIEIEGGGKPAAVLQSLSRFYA; from the coding sequence ATGAGCATCACCGTCAACGGCCTCGACGAACTGAAGAAGCTCGCCGGGAGCGACCTCGGCACCAGCGAGTGGATCGAGGTCACCCAGGAGCGGATCAACACCTTCGCCGACGCGACCGGCGACCACCAGTGGATCCACGTCGACCCCGAGCGCGCCAAGGAGGGCCCCTTCGGCGCCCCCATCGCGCACGGCTACCTCACGCTCTCCCTCTTCATCCCGCTCTTCACCGAGCTGCTGGACGTCCAGGGCGTGACGACGAAGGTCAACTACGGCCTGAACAAGGTGCGCTTCCCCGCCCCGGTGAAGGCCGGCTCCCGCATCCGGCTCACGGCGAAGCTCGCCGAGGTCGAGGACGTGCCGGGCGGGGTGCAGATCACCGTCGACGGCGCCATCGAGATCGAGGGCGGCGGCAAGCCGGCGGCGGTGCTGCAGAGCCTGTCGCGGTTCTACGCCTGA
- a CDS encoding PaaX family transcriptional regulator C-terminal domain-containing protein, whose translation MTGEESLRPQSLMLTFLGDQVLGRDVCVYSGSVIDVFARAGIGEQATRSTLTRMVGRGLLRRQREGRRMYFGLTERSEAVLRDGERRIWQTGAVNRHWDGTWTLLGFSLPESWQRQRHDLRSQLTWSGFGPLFNGLWIAPGEVDVSALVAELGLSAHVKVFRAHADAGMDIGQMIEETWELSDLAAGYEGFVRRWQPWQEGLPEADEALALRLRLQTEWLRIVRRDPRLPVKHLPDDWPAERAEKTFRAVHERLSPLARDASERLLDLVPARPQA comes from the coding sequence GTGACCGGTGAAGAGTCGCTGCGGCCCCAGTCCCTCATGCTGACGTTCCTGGGCGACCAGGTGCTCGGCCGTGACGTGTGCGTGTACTCGGGCAGCGTCATCGACGTGTTCGCCCGGGCCGGGATCGGCGAGCAGGCCACCCGCTCCACGCTGACCCGCATGGTGGGCCGCGGCCTGCTGCGCCGCCAGCGCGAGGGCCGCCGCATGTACTTCGGGCTGACCGAACGCTCGGAGGCGGTGCTGCGCGACGGCGAGCGGCGCATCTGGCAGACCGGTGCCGTCAACCGGCACTGGGACGGCACCTGGACCCTGCTCGGTTTCTCCCTGCCCGAGTCCTGGCAGCGCCAGCGCCACGACCTGCGCTCCCAGCTGACCTGGAGCGGCTTCGGCCCGCTGTTCAACGGCCTGTGGATCGCCCCGGGCGAGGTCGACGTGTCGGCCCTGGTGGCCGAGCTGGGCCTGTCCGCGCACGTGAAGGTGTTCCGGGCGCACGCCGACGCCGGGATGGACATCGGGCAGATGATCGAGGAGACCTGGGAGCTGTCCGACCTGGCCGCCGGCTACGAGGGGTTCGTGCGGCGCTGGCAGCCCTGGCAGGAGGGTCTCCCGGAGGCCGACGAGGCGCTCGCGCTGCGGCTGCGGCTCCAGACGGAGTGGCTGCGGATCGTCAGGCGGGACCCGCGGCTGCCCGTCAAGCACCTGCCGGACGACTGGCCGGCGGAACGGGCCGAGAAGACGTTCCGGGCCGTGCACGAGCGGCTCTCACCGCTCGCCCGGGACGCCTCGGAACGCCTTCTGGACCTGGTGCCCGCGCGGCCTCAGGCGTAG